One window from the genome of Amycolatopsis sp. NBC_01480 encodes:
- a CDS encoding putative T7SS-secreted protein has product MGLWNFIDEIGDDLEDTVESVGRGVGKAADDVAHFVGDGLDSVGLHSAAEAVDGFGDSVADTFGAQVGEEQLGQTEDPTRLVHGDAGAITESAGHLAKFATAFGNTAEGLAKVDTAHWTGSAADAFRASYHQHPAQWSDAAAACAKAATALTSYAAVVRWAQAQAAEAVKLYKQAKQDSEHARSAYNQQVLAYTAQEGPRPADFRDPGADGAQRAQDLLGQARRRRGEEGDRAKAAVDAATATAPAEPKFTDRLLNDAGDLVDMGMDGVTHFYGGIIKGAFGIAKFARSVSPFDPYNITHPAEYVAGLSGTAAGLLHTVNHPMDLLKGMVGDGWGSDPAEAFGKLIPNIALGAATDGAGTAGAAAERVAVGVGEEAAEGAAVTVGRSAAETAGRDAASAIGDDAAATAGRDLAGPPGGTTASDAAGWGDHGYGAHEDFGPAGDFGPSSHAEPPAPEPQPSHYGTPPEASWDKSELIEKPDIAGRLDGHAPADPGVHHDIGSRLDGPAPDHAAPHHPGDYQDPGHHAGAADHQAFNDKFGPGNERLLQEQLDRAPDVGLGNEEVRALDHYTGMAHQDLNSALRAGDTGALRTMDPEISEAVSGLNKLPAHQGEVYRGIDIAPHDMNAFLDRYSPGASVREPAFTSADMNQAFSGNVEFVIQSTTGKDISWLKDASVGQSEVLFPPGSGFRVLGRDQDAAGNWKIHLKDLGR; this is encoded by the coding sequence ATGGGGCTCTGGAACTTCATCGACGAGATCGGCGACGACCTCGAGGACACCGTCGAGTCGGTCGGCCGCGGGGTCGGAAAGGCCGCTGACGACGTCGCGCACTTCGTCGGCGACGGGCTGGACAGCGTGGGGCTGCACTCGGCGGCCGAAGCGGTCGACGGCTTCGGCGACTCGGTGGCCGACACCTTCGGCGCGCAGGTCGGCGAGGAACAGCTCGGGCAGACCGAGGACCCGACCCGGCTCGTGCACGGCGACGCCGGCGCGATCACCGAATCGGCCGGGCACCTGGCGAAGTTCGCGACGGCGTTCGGCAACACCGCCGAAGGGCTGGCGAAGGTCGACACCGCGCACTGGACCGGCTCGGCCGCGGACGCGTTCCGCGCGTCGTACCACCAGCACCCGGCGCAGTGGTCCGACGCCGCCGCCGCGTGCGCGAAAGCGGCCACGGCGCTGACCTCATACGCCGCCGTGGTGCGGTGGGCCCAGGCTCAGGCCGCCGAGGCCGTGAAGCTGTACAAGCAGGCGAAACAGGACTCCGAACACGCCAGGTCCGCGTACAACCAGCAGGTCCTCGCCTATACCGCGCAAGAGGGGCCGAGGCCGGCGGACTTCCGCGATCCCGGCGCCGACGGGGCGCAACGCGCGCAAGACCTGCTGGGCCAAGCCCGCCGGCGGCGCGGTGAGGAGGGCGACCGGGCCAAGGCCGCGGTCGACGCGGCCACCGCCACGGCACCCGCCGAGCCGAAGTTCACCGACCGGCTGCTGAACGACGCCGGCGACCTGGTGGACATGGGCATGGACGGCGTCACCCACTTCTACGGCGGGATCATCAAGGGCGCCTTCGGGATCGCGAAGTTCGCGCGCTCGGTGAGCCCGTTCGACCCGTACAACATCACGCACCCCGCGGAGTACGTCGCCGGCCTGTCCGGCACGGCCGCCGGGCTGCTGCACACCGTGAACCACCCGATGGACCTGCTCAAGGGCATGGTCGGCGACGGCTGGGGCAGCGACCCGGCCGAGGCCTTCGGCAAGCTCATCCCGAACATCGCGCTGGGCGCGGCCACGGACGGCGCGGGCACGGCCGGCGCGGCGGCGGAGCGCGTCGCCGTCGGCGTGGGCGAGGAGGCCGCCGAAGGGGCCGCGGTGACCGTGGGCCGGAGCGCGGCGGAGACCGCCGGCCGGGACGCCGCGTCGGCGATCGGCGACGACGCGGCGGCCACGGCCGGCCGGGACCTCGCCGGCCCGCCGGGCGGGACCACGGCCTCCGACGCGGCGGGATGGGGCGACCACGGCTACGGCGCCCACGAGGATTTCGGCCCGGCGGGCGACTTCGGCCCGTCCAGCCACGCCGAGCCTCCTGCGCCCGAACCGCAGCCGTCGCACTACGGCACCCCGCCGGAGGCGTCGTGGGACAAGTCCGAGCTGATCGAGAAGCCCGACATCGCCGGGCGCCTGGACGGCCACGCCCCCGCGGACCCCGGTGTGCACCACGACATCGGCTCGCGCCTCGACGGACCCGCCCCGGACCACGCCGCGCCGCATCATCCCGGGGACTACCAGGACCCCGGCCACCACGCCGGCGCGGCCGACCACCAGGCGTTCAACGACAAGTTCGGGCCCGGCAACGAGCGGCTGCTGCAGGAGCAGCTGGACCGGGCACCCGACGTGGGACTCGGCAACGAGGAGGTCCGCGCGCTGGACCACTACACCGGCATGGCGCACCAGGACCTCAACAGCGCGCTGCGCGCCGGCGACACGGGGGCGCTGCGCACGATGGACCCGGAGATCAGCGAAGCCGTGTCGGGCCTGAACAAGCTCCCCGCGCACCAGGGCGAGGTGTACCGCGGCATCGACATCGCGCCCCATGACATGAACGCGTTCCTGGACCGCTATTCGCCCGGCGCCTCGGTGCGCGAGCCCGCGTTCACCAGCGCGGACATGAACCAGGCGTTCAGCGGGAACGTCGAATTCGTCATCCAGTCGACCACCGGCAAGGACATCTCGTGGCTGAAGGACGCCTCGGTCGGCCAGAGCGAGGTGCTGTTCCCGCCGGGCAGCGGCTTCCGCGTGCTCGGCCGTGACCAGGACGCCGCGGGAAACTGGAAGATCCACCTCAAGGACCTGGGAAGGTGA